ATAATCTCTCTGTAAAGTCgatatcaaaagataaaaatgaaacGGATCAATATACTGATTGAAATGAAATGCAAACAAGTGAATgttaaacacaattaaaaaaaatgagtgtGATTGGAGTACTTTTtctgcatattttaaaaaaattagtatttatacAAATGATAATGCAAATTTAATAACTGATGCTGATTTTAGGTCAAATATTTACCCATTGCACAAGAATAGGAACATAGTATGCTTgcttataaatagtttaaatatgcTTTGTTCATTTGACATTGAGATTATGCGCAATTTATTTTATGGACTcctcaatttctttattttatgtgaaatttaaatttaaaatttatatcagcTTTGCTCATAAACAACTGAAATTTAATTCAAACGCTGGAAATAGACTGGTCCACTGCTTCTGACTTTGCTAGATGTCAAAGAGGTCTTTTTAAACGAGAACGTTAGAAGGCAACAGAATTTTATCAACCTTATGTATAAGAAATTCTGTGTTAGAGAATATTTTGGACTATGAAGTTTACAACTTGTTTGTTGCATTTGCTTTAACAATAAGAGCTTTACACATAAAGAATGATAATGTCAGAAATTAATTATTGCCAGTTGCTTTGGGCCTTTTACCACTTTTATCTATAATTCATGTAAGACTTGTAACTTTTAACGTTCATAACATGTTTCATATTgttgatgatttaaatattatagttgTTCTGTAAATAATACATAtgcattttgatttaaaaaaacacattaggAATCGTAAAATATAATCCACATGTAgctaaacaatttaataaaccattttttcaaaccatttagaatatattataaaattcgcaaaattttgaattataaacaaacaaatccTTTCTAAGTAAAGACAAACAAATCCTTTCTAAGTAAAGTATTGTAGAACAAAAGTGATCATTTAGAGTTTCTTAATAACATCAGTTTTATagttcataataaaaattttcatctataaatcactacttttttttttttatgttataaatttatttattcttaatgaTACGGAGATAAAggttttcaaaatctttatcTTCGAAATAATAggaatttaatttgttattgttttgtaatttatatatgtaaaaaatttattttaatataattctaaTATAATTCTAACtcaattagaaaaataaaagatatataaaaagtaaataactgataataattaaatttatatatacgcgataataaattcataataatcTTACTAATTTTGATTAGCGTTAATGTTGttagttgaatttttatatttgttgtatttatgttaaagttgttattgATATGTATATTGGTATTGGAAATTTTTAGTGTCCGGATTTTGTCGAATAAAATTCCGGTTTACAAGTAATGTCGAGAAATTTTcgataaaaactgaaaaaattcggaaacgataaattattatttctcgTTTCCGAGTTTTTTCGTAACGttgaaatgaataaaatatttataaatttctgttcgagtattttcgaaaaaaatcattgtttacaaaaattttcatttttgacgactatgtttttaaatacattttacttttttttaactttaaattttacaacaaattttttattgtcctttgtttatttttatgatttatttttattttattttaattaataacctTAGTTGAATTcacttcttaatttttttgtggtaaaaattaaaatttgatgtaatctttgtttaataatttctagacatttattaattctaatttaattttgtataataatttctagtcggtttataatttttaatattatttaattttattaaaattaaaatgtttctaagtttgttaaatataaaggatgaagaaaatttttgttttgtaaaccACTAGAAGCATCATCAACCACAAAACCTCTATAGAGAAGGAAATCATCAGAACAAGgttcacaacaaaaaaaaagaagagtgtCCATTAGACCAGAGGATTTGTTCCAAACCCAGTCAAAAGCCAGAGAAGGTCAAAGCTCAAATGCGGAGTTCCTCTAAGtgatataaaagattaaaaaagtgataaaaaagttgaattttagCTCCACtgattaattattacaataaataaaatttttttatcataaaatatttttatttatttctgtaaAAAGCTGTGGAATTAAAAACTAACAATTAGAATTGTTAATTTATGCCTTAGACTTTTTATATCCTATAAgctaattacttcaaaaatgttgtggattaaagtaaaaaaaagtttgacaaaaaatgataaacttaCAATTTTTTGACAAAGTATGATTGCCGAAACATTACGAACATTCTCGAAAAATTCGATATATTTCCGACTTTcgagaaagattttttttctcgaaACAGATTTTTACCGTAAGTCggaataagatttttattccgTTCCGTTCCGAACTAGTTTTTATCGAAAGCGAGAGTACGgacattagaaatttttatgttgttattaatctttgtttttacatattcagttagtgttttacaaaatataaagttctTTATTATTTCTCTTTTTAATGATGGCGATGAACGGAAAATTAGCGACAAATTATTACAGAATACAGAAAAGTAACACTAACCCGACTGAAAACTTTAGGTTTTGTGTGGATGTGGTATGTGTCTTTTTTACATACATTCAGTTTTAAGCAAGATTTTTCcctttgtttaaaataatttttttttttccatacaGATTCGTTGAATTTTGAGAAATTATCGAAAAACATTTGAAGTTATGTTTTCTCTGAAATCGTCCTTCTTTATAATATACTAAAGGCAAGTGCAGTCAAATCTTTCAAAGACTCGATTGCAATTATCTgtctattaatttaatttttgaatattgcATAGTGTATTTTTAGTAGTATAAACAGTAATAAATTGTAAGAAATGATACATATTTACATTACAAGGTAAATAATAGATCGGTATATTCTGAGGATGCATTATTgtcatattataaaaacaataatataaatgtgCTTATTGAACACTGCGCAAgttaatatgataaaattttcaagtattaatattttttgtgatttttagaACAAATGCGTGTGCGCGTTTGTGTATAGGGGAAGTTGGGGCACAGTGGAtcggatttttttattttttgaattgagCATAAGTTAAaacatgtattttatttttttcaaggcgAAAGAATTGAGATATATGTCCTTCATGATAAGAAATCACAAAAACCCAAATATTTACTATCTGACGGCTCACAGAAAGGTTTAAAGTGAGTTTGTTATTCACTGTGCCCAGAACTGGGGCACAGTGAATCAATAAACAAAGCTGTGAATTAATGATAGTGAATAGGGGCATAGCCAAATAACTATAAGGCTGAGGGATAAAGACACTGTACACTATAGTTTTggcatacttttattaattagattTGTACGAAATCGAAAAAATAGACGTTTTGAaaattgagaagaaaaaaaaaaaactattgataacaaaacttacaaaaatattaaaaaactaaaaaattattataattaacttaaaactaataaattcattttcatgtcgtttgtttgttaaaaatgagtGAATTTAATCGTTAAGATCATTAATGGGGTATAGTAAATCAACCTATTCACTGAACCCCGAATCACTGTGCCCCACCATAACAATTTAAGTTTAAGTCTAATTTCTTAGGACATGAGTGTTGTTAAAGGAAAAGCTGTACTACTAAAATGAAGCATAAATATCCGAATgaaaacttcaacttttaaaattatttcaaccaaGATCTCCATAACAAATATAAGGAAggtaagaaaatttactttagttagttaaaaataaaagttacctACCAAAGCCGgtcaaaaagttcaaaaagtcaaaaattttgTGGTAACAGCTATAAATAAAGATGGCTGATATATGAGCACataaaatgattacattatcaagattaaaatttttttgatctttgaGAAAATGCCTCTTGTTCACTGCACCCCTTGATCCACTGTACCCCAACTTCCCCAGGTTAAATCATaatacttaaacaattttatacgcGTCTGAAAAGTATTTCTGATACGTGTTCTAGTCGGTAAAATGGCTAACGTATACTCGTGAATAACTCGTATCATATAAGGCTTTAAATGTGCATTTAATACCAAGAAAACATCATATTGAATAATATCTAATTATTGTGTTTAATTCTTATTTACAAGAGTTTTAAATGCTGGTTTGATACTCAATAGATGCCGTATTTAAtacttgtttttaaatgcatttgAAGCGTATTTCTTATGCGTGtttgacaaattattttttatttggttcatTTGTACTTGCTAAGAACAAGTGAACCAAATAACAAAACCTAAAGAGGTCCTAAAAGTAGCAATTTAGAATCAAATATTGCAATAACACCCtaacagtttaagttttttttaccataacaAAAGCACTGCTATGCCTAGCAacggatatttttttatttgttatgcaTTTACTCAGGACCATCCCTATGAGGAGGAGGGGAAACTATGGCCTGGGGCTGGTCACCCTCTATTAATATTCAGGCCTACCTGACTATGACTGGAGGGAGGGGGGGCTGAAACTACGTTTGCCTCGGGCGCCCCCAACCCTAGGGAGCCCTGTATTGACTGAACATAAACTTTGGAATAGAAAGATACAATAGTAAGTGATGAAGATACCTTTATTAgcacatgttttaaaaaaaaatagaattaatataaataaactttgagAGACGTTATTGctcaaagttaaacaaaaatacacaATTTTGGTATgctattaaatgttttttaatattttatattgacatTGTATGTTATGAATATGAAATATTATAAAGAACCAAAAAACATACAGTTTtgtgagttttattttaaaataatatttttaattccgatatttataaacatttcacTTAACTTATCCACAAAAGTTAAACCCATCAATTCGATATATCgcatatatttttgatattgtatattatatataatatatattattaaaaatataagttgttTTGCTATTTGGTAGTTTGCAGATTTAtagatttttggaaaatttataTAGGAAATTATGAAagaagtatttaaattaaaatagcagtacgtaatatgtttattttttcataataaataaatcatactaaaattttttttatttttctactacTATAGTTAGTTTCAAAGCCACgataaacgttttttatttcaagaaacatatttttgttgatCCTGAACAGATTTAATTAAtagagaaaattaaattaagtaatacaataataaattcactacataaatgtattttattcacttttaatgttatatatatatatatatatatatatatatatatatatatatatatatatatatatatatatatatatatatatatatatatatatatatatataagcaactgtaagttttgatatatatatatatatatatatatatatatatatatatataagcaactGTAAGTTTTGATAGAGATTggcttttgaaaaaacaaaaagtagttAGCTATGACCATAAAAAAGCATCACTGAAGAGATCAAACTTGCAGTTTTGAAGTCTCCCGCCATATCAATAggtaataaattgttattatttttttggaaaacattTCCTCCgtttctcaaaatatatttaattgcaGAAATGTCACAATTTATCGCAGCTATGTGGAGACACGAGTTGCCATTTTCATCAACAGCATTAGCAACATCAAATTTCTTAGAGCCCATATCCTCAGATACGCTTTTATTTTGCGCTAGTATGGATTTATATTGGTTTTTAAGGTACAAGTTTTCATATTTTGGCAACTCATTATCCTCATGAAATTTTTCAGaatgttgtattatttttttagaagctTTAGATTGGAAGGAATCGACAAATAAATGATTGAAGTTTTCACACAAATTATTTTCATGTGAGtcgtttgtttttattattatgtcagcctttgttttaaacatatcaGTTTTTTTCTCCTCACCTATTTTGctgttgtatatttttgtttgtatatgaCTACTCCACTGTGGAAGACTGGGGGTGTTATTCTCTGTTTCTTTTTGCGCACTAAAATCTGATTGGTTTATTgaaagattgtttaaaaatttttgattgagatcaagatcatttttttttctttcacaaatattatttttttgcttttcatttaaaaagtttgaatactCTTCTAAATAAcgattttcataaaaatcacTACCGCATGTGTCATCATTTAAGCCATTATAGTAGTAACCATGGTAATCATTAATATCTTGAATATTTGCAGAATCAAACAATAAAGGATATTTAGATTTAATcgagtaattttttaaataattttcactgttttttgtaattgttttcgGAAAAGTTTTTAACTCTGTCGTTCTTAATTCGTTGCTCTCTGACGATATCTGTCGCGCTCTGACGTCGTTTTctgtcgcttttttttttgtattaaagttttcataaaaactattttttatttcctgATAACTGTTTCTCAATTCTTGTGTACTCATTTCTTTAAAGTGAACGGTTTTCATAGTCATTATTTGCTGAGATTGgttaacttttaaatcttggttAATAGTTATTGACTTCCTCGTCCATTtctttatttcaactttttccGAACAATCAGAGAACAGCAGTATTGATAAAGGTACGAGTGATAAGTTTTCTAGTATTATGTATTCTATCTTTTCatcaatttgtttttcaataaatttattatcaaatttaacgTCATCATTTAATGTCACATCAACGTTTGTTATGTTTAAGATTGCTGAGTTAATGTTTGTTACTTCTTCTATGATTATTGGTAGTAAGTCTTTAACACTTTCTAACTTCCATTTAAAAAGTTGGcttgacttttttgaaaatttacaattgcttagcatgttttttttatagctttgaATATTCCTTAATCGAAGGAAATTGTCTACATTATCTATTGTCTTCTTTAAATCCGTTAGTGACGTACTTTGAGAGTTACTCAATGTATAATCAGTATCCTTGGATTGTTGAGACACATCTAAACTTATTACTGGCGTTGAGGTAGGAACTAAATACTGATTTTTAAACCATAAGTCTGTTtcagtattttcaaaaactgttaacTTTTGTTTCtgaatatttttacaagaagTTTCTTTGGAAAAAACTGATGGTAACGGAGCAACGTTATTAGCTAAGTTTTTAACTTCAAACTCGTTTGGTTTTGATTCAGGAGCAGGTtggaaattgtttaaaaaaaaaagagaagtaCCTATTTTGTTAACCTCTTCTAAttgaatttctaaaatttttttttcaataacgagagttttttttttcacagctTCTTTTTTGCATGCATtcattgtttgtaaaaaataactcCTTGATAACTGGGTAGAATGCAAGTCTGAactagagctgttttggttgtataacaaaaaaggaaacttttttttgatgctAAGAGGATCCAAACCACCTCCAAGactagactttttttttgaaatagttaaaCTTGACAAACTATTACTAGTTGGATAATTATCTTCTGTGAACCAAGAGTACTgcgaaaatatttttcttactgTATTAGtgttgtcattattattgtatttCTTGTTGTTAATTGTGTTGTTTTGATTTCCATTAatattgttgttgctgttgttgttacTGTTGATGATGCTTTTGTTGTAGTTATTGTTGTGGtcgttattgttgttattgttgctgttgttattgttgtttctATTGTTgatgttgatgttgttgttgttgatagtgttttttttgtctttataagCAATAGTAAGATTATTTGTTAAGCAAATGTTGCTGCTGGTAACAATGTTGCTGCTGATAACAATGTTACTTGAGTTCattgcaaaactattttcttcaaagtctttattttcgtttttaaaagGATATACCTCACTTATACCACtcttatttttatcttcaaaataatcgtaaagaaaaacattttctttttgttgcaAAAGATCAAATAGTGATTCTGTTGAACATTCACTTTTGTGTGTTGCTTTTATCAGTTCATATTCGACTGGGTAtttcattccaaaaaaaataatgaaataacttttaacCTAAATTGACAAATATTAAAACTGTCAGTAGTTAAAAATCTCTCATGAGATAAACgcattattatttaagtttgcATTAGTTTAAGATTTTATTCTCGTTCTTGTTCCCTAATAACTGTTTATTActtgaattcaaaaaatttacatgtATTGGTAAAAATGTGCAATCACttatactattatttatatagatatcaattattaataatatatatacttacatgtatcaatttttaaaaaatgctattaaaatagtaaattatagttgttccattatttatgttttgttgcgtatacatatatatatatatatatatatatatatatatatatatatatatatatatatatatatatatatatatatatatatatatatatatatatatatatatatatatatactcacacaCGTTTATTACATATAAGTTAACAAGCTTGAACTATTAAGATATCGGAGTTGTTAATAACTTAtacataaagttttatattgtgTATCTATTGGTTACCGAAGATGTAAAATAAAtccttttaatataatttctattttatctaaaaaaattttaacgacGTTTTTATTATGCATTCAAACAATAAATACGTCATCATTgataatcttatatatatatttataactattttgtaCTGTATTTTATGTAttcataactttttagtttatttattaatgttaataattgtagctaataaatttttaaacttttgcaaCATTAAACTAGTAGCAAATTGTTCATGTTGCGAGACATATATGTTGTAAAGTGTtgtaaagttttgaaatattaattgACACAAGTAAATTAACcttatgtaaagtaattttacttataaatataagataaaataaagagaaattattttgaaaaacaacacaaaatggaaaagttaaaagcattaataacaaaaaataatcggcataaaacaaaacaaaactaaaccGACGGTAAATTGTGAAGagaaaaatatgctttaaaaacaaCTACGTATTAAATTTcccattttaatttaaattagtaaaagaaaatccacgaaaaaaaaaaaagttaagttgtTACCCAATggttagttaatttttaaaactgtgtTATTAAGTGCCTAATCTTTTAGACATCAGACATCCTACTTGTCAACTAATAAACAAcattcttttatttgtaaatttttttttgaattgaaggTGAAAACAATAAGATTAGAATAATAAAAGACGTATTATATAAGATAACTAGATATCAATGATAAAGCAAGTAGTCTGTGATAAAGTAAGTTATCAGACGTCAAGAACAGACAATCAGTGCCTGTGATAGACTTAAGAAAACACCAATGATAACgtcaatataaagtttaattaacaatGACAACATTTCGCGCT
This portion of the Hydra vulgaris chromosome 13, alternate assembly HydraT2T_AEP genome encodes:
- the LOC105844315 gene encoding hybrid signal transduction histidine kinase M, producing the protein MKYPVEYELIKATHKSECSTESLFDLLQQKENVFLYDYFEDKNKSGISEVYPFKNENKDFEENSFAMNSSNIVISSNIVTSSNICLTNNLTIAYKDKKNTINNNNININNRNNNNNSNNNNNNDHNNNYNKSIINSNNNSNNNINGNQNNTINNKKYNNNDNTNTVRKIFSQYSWFTEDNYPTSNSLSSLTISKKKSSLGGGLDPLSIKKKFPFLLYNQNSSSSDLHSTQLSRSYFLQTMNACKKEAVKKKTLVIEKKILEIQLEEVNKIGTSLFFLNNFQPAPESKPNEFEVKNLANNVAPLPSVFSKETSCKNIQKQKLTVFENTETDLWFKNQYLVPTSTPVISLDVSQQSKDTDYTLSNSQSTSLTDLKKTIDNVDNFLRLRNIQSYKKNMLSNCKFSKKSSQLFKWKLESVKDLLPIIIEEVTNINSAILNITNVDVTLNDDVKFDNKFIEKQIDEKIEYIILENLSLVPLSILLFSDCSEKVEIKKWTRKSITINQDLKVNQSQQIMTMKTVHFKEMSTQELRNSYQEIKNSFYENFNTKKKATENDVRARQISSESNELRTTELKTFPKTITKNSENYLKNYSIKSKYPLLFDSANIQDINDYHGYYYNGLNDDTCGSDFYENRYLEEYSNFLNEKQKNNICERKKNDLDLNQKFLNNLSINQSDFSAQKETENNTPSLPQWSSHIQTKIYNSKIGEEKKTDMFKTKADIIIKTNDSHENNLCENFNHLFVDSFQSKASKKIIQHSEKFHEDNELPKYENLYLKNQYKSILAQNKSVSEDMGSKKFDVANAVDENGNSCLHIAAINCDISAIKYILRNGGNVFQKNNNNLLPIDMAGDFKTASLISSVMLFYGHS